In a genomic window of Canis lupus familiaris isolate Mischka breed German Shepherd chromosome 13, alternate assembly UU_Cfam_GSD_1.0, whole genome shotgun sequence:
- the LOC106559611 gene encoding fibrous sheath CABYR-binding protein-like isoform X2, giving the protein MFSCCLPTSRGSGFQKPQGCGFFTCCGFWFHRHTPRLRAFARRRPKRSTQERGQEWEEENLCSTSLRNGKVPCIAKRGQRGLKVSSGPTVIEPGTAAGVECLAPAEMPGSVFKPMQVVVTAPIHCPNLVEPPETLATLEEEQARVHTIVVPDMPKQPPTSVEQPASALEQHAEPPQEPAQSPTVGSAEASGPDLFKPDTAVGAECFAQVNMPAAELKPMHMVGTPLIHCPNLEEPPAPLAALDEEQSPEAAIKVPEELEQPPVSVQQPASAPEQHHEPCQEPAPATTTGPDEPSGPEMIELVTAAEAECLAGAEMAPADSKPLQVLVTPVIHCPDLEEPPAPVAPPKGEAGPSACSQVLQRAGAATCLSREAGLGHRAAARDACSPMEGFPSPLVALFLFLWLP; this is encoded by the exons ATGTTCTCCTGTTGCTTGCCGACTTCCCGGGGCTCTGGCTTCCAGAAACCCCAGGGATGCGGCTTTTTCACTTGCTGTGGATTTTGGTTCCACCGTCACACCCCACGCCTCAGGGCATTTGCCAGGAGGCGCCCTAAG AGATCCACacaggagagggggcaggagtgggaggaagagaacCTCTGCTCCACCTCCTTGAGGAACGGGAAAGTGCCCTGCATAGCTAAGAGAGGCCAGCGCGGGCTCAAGGTGAGTTCAGGGCCTACGGTGATTGAGCCGGGCACGGCGGCTGGAGTTGAGTGCTTGGCACCAGCTGAGATGCCAGGTTCTGTGTTCAAGCCAATGCAAGTGGTGGTCACAGCTCCAATTCACTGTCCCAACCTGGTGGAGCCACCTGAAACCTTGGCCACCTTGGAAGAAGAGCAGGCCCGGGTGCACACTATCGTGGTCCCCGACATGCCGAAGCAACCACCAACCTCAGTCGAGCAACCAGCTTCGGCCCTTGAGCAACATGCTGAACCACCTCAAGAGCCTGCCCAGTCTCCTACCGTGGGGTCAGCTGAAGCTTCTGGGCCTGATCTGTTCAAGCCAGACACCGCTGTTGGAGCTGAGTGTTTCGCCCAAGTCAATATGCCAGCTGCTGAGTTGAAGCCAATGCACATGGTGGGCACACCTCTAATTCACTGTCCCAACCTGGAGGAGCCACCTGCACCCTTGGCTGCCCTGGATGAGGAGCAGTCCCCAGAGGCTGCAATCAAGGTCCCTGAAGAGCTGGAGCAGCCACCTGTTTCAGTGCAGCAACCAGCTTCGGCCCCTGAGCAACATCATGAACCATGTCAAGAGCCCGCCCCAGCTACCACTACGGGACCTGATGAGCCATCAGGGCCTGAGATGATCGAACTGGTCACGGCTGCTGAAGCTGAGTGCTTGGCAGGAGCAGAGATGGCACCTGCTGATTCGAAGCCACTGCAGGTGTTGGTCACACCTGTGATTCACTGTCCAGACCTGGAGGAACCACCTGCACCCGTGGCCCCTCCAAAAGGTGAAGCAGGCCCCAGTGCCTGCTCTCAAGTTCTTCAAAGGGCTGGTGCAGCCACCTGCCTTAGCAGAGAAGCCGGCCTCGGCCACCGAGCAGCAGCTCGTGATGCCTGCAGCCCAATGGAaggcttcccctcccctctcgttgcgctgtttctatttttgtggtTGCCATAA